The Labrus mixtus chromosome 18, fLabMix1.1, whole genome shotgun sequence DNA segment aacagtctgttaaacagtctgttaaacagtctgtcaaacagtctgaataaacagtctgttaaacagtctgtcaaacagtctgtcaaacagtctgaataaacagtctgttaaacagtctgttaaacagtctgaataaacagtctgttaaacagtctgttaaacagtctgtcaaacagtctgaataaacagtctgttaaacagtctgttaaacagtctgaataaacagtctgttaaacagtcttaaacagtctgaataaacagtctgtcaaacagtctgtcaaacagtctgaataaacagtctgtcaaacagtctgaataaacagtctgttaaacagtctgtcaaacagtctgaataaacagtctgtcaaacagtctgaataaacagtctgttaaacagtctgaataaacagtctgattaaacagtctgaataaacagtctgaataaacagtctgttaaacagtctgtcaaacagtctgtcaaacagtctgttaaacagtctgttaaacagtctgtcaaacagtctgttaaacagtctgttaaacagtctgaataaacagtctgaataaacagtctgttaaacagtctgttaaacagtctgtcaaacagtctgaataaacagtctgttaaacagtctgtcaaacagtctgtcaaacagtctgtcaaacagtctgaataaacagtctgttaaacagtctgttaaacagtctgttaaacagtctgtcaaacagtctgttaaacagtctgaataaacagtctgaataaacagtctgttaaacagtctgttaaacagtctgaataaacagtctgttaaacagtctgttaaacagtctgaataaacagtctgtcaaacagtctgtcaaacagtctgaataaacagtctgttaaacagtctgaataaacagtctgaataaacagtctgttaaacagtctgattaaacagtctgaataaacagtctgttaaacagtctgtcaaacagtctgtcaaacagtctgaataaacagtctgttaaacagtctgaataaacagtctgttaaacagtctgaataaacagtctgtcaaacagtctgtcaaacagtctgaataaacagtctgttaaacagtctgaataaacagtctgaataaacagtctgttaaacagtctgattaaacagtctgaataaacagtctgttaaacagtctgtcaaacagtctgttaaacagtctgttaaacagtctgaataaacagtctgaataaacagtctgttaaacagtctgaataaacagtctgttaaacagtctgttaaacagtctgaataaacagtctgttaaacagtctgtcaaacagtctgattaaacagtctgaataaacagtctgttaaacagtctgttaaacagtctgtcaaacagtctgaataaacagtctgtcaaacagtctgtcaaacagtctgtcaaacagtctgttaaacagtctgtcaaacagtctgaataaacagtctgtcaaacagtctgtcaaacagtctgaataaacagtctgttaaacagtctgaataaacagtctgttaaacagtctgttaaacagtctgaataaacagtctgttaaacagtctgttaaacagtctgaataaacagtctgttaaacagtctgttaaacagtctgtcaaacagtctgaataaacagtctgttaaacagtctgttaaacagtctgaataaacagtctgttaaacagtctgttaaacagtctgaataaacagtctgttaaacagtctgttaaacagtctgaataaacagtctgtcaaacagtctgtcaaacagtctgaataaacagtctgttaaacagtctgtcaaacagtctgaataaacagtctgttaaacagtctgtcaaacagtctgaataaacagtctgtcaaacagtctgtcaaacagtctgaataaacagtctgttaaacagtctgttaaacagtctgttaaacagtctgaataaacagtctgattaaacagtctgaataaacagtctgaataaacagtctgttaaacagtctgtcaaacagtctgtcaaacagtctgaataaacagtctgttaaacagtctgttaaacagtctgtcaaacagtctgttaaacagtctgttaaacagtctgaataaacagtctgaataaacagtctgttaaacagtctgaataaacagtctgttaaacagtctgtcaaacagtctgaataaacagtctgttaaacagtctgtcaaacagtctgtcaaacagtctgaataaacagtctgtcaaacagtctgaataaacagtctgttaaacagtctgttaaacagtctgaataaacagtctgattaaacagtctgaataaacagtctgttaaacagtctgtcaaacagtctgtcaaacagtctgaataaacagtctgttaaacagtctgttaaacagtctgttaaacagtctgtcaaacagtctgttaaacagtctgttaaacagtctgtcaaacagtctgttaaacagtctgttaaacagtctgaataaacagtctgaataaacagtctgttaaacagtctgaataaacagtctgttaaacagtctgttaaacagtctgaataaacagtctgtcaaacagtctgttaaacagtctgtcaaacagtctgttaaacagtctgaataaacagtctgaataaacagtctgttaaacagtctgaataaacagtctgttaaacagtctgttaaacagtctgaataaacagtctgtcaaacagtctgattaaacagtctgaataaacagtgaataaacagtctgttaaacagtctgtcaaacagtctgtcaaacagtctgaataaacagtctgttaaacagtctgtcaaacagtctgttaaacagtctgtcaaacagtctgtcaaacagtctgaataaacagtctgttaaacagtctgtcaaacagtctgaataaacagtctgttaaacagtctgttaaacagtctgaataaacagtctgttaaacagtctgttaaacagtctgttaaacagtctgtcaaacagtctgaataaacagtctgtcaaacagtctgtcaaacagtctgaataaacagtctgttaaacagtctgaataaacagtctgttaaacagtctgtcaaacagtctgaataaacagtctgttaaacagtctgtcaaacagtctgaataaacagtctgttaaacagtctgttaaacagtctgaataaacagtctgaataaacagtctgaataaacagtctgtcaaacagtctgaataaacagtctgttaaacagtctgttaaacagtctgaataaacagtctgaataaacagtctgaataaacagtctgtcaaacagtctgaataaacagtctgttaaacagtctgtcaaacagtctgaataaacagtctgttaaacagtctgttaaacagtctgaataaacagtctgaataaacagtctgtcaaacagtctgaataaacagtctgttaaacagtctgttaaacagtctgaataaacagtctgaataaacagtctgaataaacagtctgttaaacagtctgtcaaacagtctgaataaacagtctgttaaacagtctgtcaaacagtctgaataaacagtctgttaaacagtctgttaaacagtctgaataaacagtctgttaaacagtctgttaaacagtctgattaaacagtctgttaaacagtctgattaaacagtctgaataaacagtctgtcaaacagtctgacgGGACATGGGATGAACACGCTGTAACGTCACAGTAGTGACATCACTTCCGCCTCCTGTTTTGCAGCTCTGATTTCTCCGTATCACCGCTGAGATGTCTTTGCAGAAGATCACACGTCTCCCCTCAGCGAGGCTGCTGACCTCCATCCCTCCTCGCTCTGCGCCCAGACGAGCTGTGACCCAGGGTGAATACAGACGACCCGGCCAGCCCAAAGAAGACAAGCTCCCGTGGCAGAACGTGAACTTTGACCTCTGGAGGGGTCTGGGCGggataaagaaacatttcactCTGCTGAAAAAAGAGTTTTTTGAACGCTGGGTGGGTCCGGAGGGCAAACCCATCCTGGAGCACATGTTGGAGCAGAACCGGTTGGTATGGGAGTTCAGGGGTCCGGAGAGCCTGGAGGAGTGGGTGGTGTCCTCGGATAAGGAGATTGGAGGTCATAGTGAGGCGTACTTAAAGCTCGGCAAAAACAATAACACGTGTTTTCTTTACGGGACTCTGAGCTCCACGCCGCCGAGGGACGGAGAGACACGCTACAGTGGCTACTGCAGCATGCGCTCAAAACAACCGCAGGTTAGTGATCTGGTTTTTATTACTCTGACTGCTCATGAGGGAACATCCTGTAAAGATCAAGTAACTGGGCCGCCAAATGGCCTCGTGGTTATGTCTCATGTTTAGTTaagtttacattatattctattttaatgtgttttagtaatttgagtgtttattgttgttgttattgtgacaaatacaaatcttgaatcttgactctctatgtacagaggctatagtcctcatcacagcgctgtgggtttgaatctgacctcggcccatgcatgtctgtttctcctccaggcTTCATTCGACAGGAAGAAGCATCACGACTGGACCAGTTTCAACACCCTGCACTTGCGAGTGCGTGGCGACGGGCGGCCCTGGATGATCAATCTCGCCACAGAAACGTACTTCTCGCACCAGAAGGACGATGTGTACTGTTACTTCCTGTACACGAGGGGGGGGCCGTACTGGCAGGATGTGAAGGTGAGCACTGAAAGCGTAGCTCAGGTGTGTGCGTTAATACATCAAAAAAACATCTCAGGATTTGAACCACGCTGTGTTTCCCTTGTGATGATTTCTCTTCTCACAGATCCCGTTCTCCAAGTTCTTCCTCACACATCGAGGGCGGCTACAAGACGACCAGCACCACGCCTGGCTGGACAAGGTAGAGCAGAGGAACACATCAACTAAcacttcaataaataaatgtcaagtCAGCGCCATGTGACCACTAATAACGCTGACGGCGACAATTTCAGAACGCTGCTCGTCTGtgcttactgttgctaggttacggcTCACCGCCCTTCAGCTTCCCTTGGTAGTGACATTAaactctttgtgatattttgatccagcagatgtcgcccttgagcaccagcatgaaaccaaaacaactcgcgctgcattgttgtgttagcatgctaatgctagcgatctttattacgctcgtatcttcacactgcatgtaaatttacctgaaatgagcgtgatctagaaacacagttaagcagtgagtacagtatgttattcttcttttctctagtccctcaattaaactacttttatacgtgaggggaggagtcagccggccgtcctggagatgtaaacaaagtgaagataggactctgaaaactctgaaaacatcacagacagtgggactcgggtgttacacccattgtagacagtcatgactcacagagttattttcagaggagatacttgatttatatttaagagtgaaacatcacagattAAGACTTTgaagtctgtttgtttatttaaagtaatGTTTTGGGGTCTTtattagagaggacagctgaagtgagacaggaaatgtggggagggggacgacatgcagcaaagggccgagttcggattcgaacccacggccgctgcaatgagctctatagcctctgtacagggTTTGCACTACATAACTGCTAGGTTATCTAGCGCCCCTGTGTGGTCTGTTTTGAACATCTGTTATTATGCATTTATTTCAGTACTTAATGAATGGTGATGAACTAGTTCATGCTAGCAGCTCTGATTCTTACACATTGAATCTGTAGCTTCTGTAGCCGtcttacctttatttattcttttccacttctaaagcactttgtgacttACTGAAAAGCACAATATAAACTAAACAGACAGTACTTccttatgtttttgtatttgcaggtaaacacagtCGGCTTCACTCTGGGGGACAAAGCGGACGGCCCCTTCCAGCTGGAGATCGATTACATCGGCGTGTGCAAAGACTTCGCTCACACCGAGGAGTTTGCCTACGAGATGTACAAGAAGAATCCGGAAGTTTGAGAGGAACTCCTTCAGTGCTGGACCTGGACTGCTTTCTTAAATATCAGCCGACAATAAATACATGCAACACCTTCTCTAAGACGGACAGTTTCTCTCCATCCATCAACCTTCATACCACGAGTTCATGTTTTCTGATTCTTCAGAGTCTAAGTCAGGAGCTTTTGTTTTCTAACACAACTTTGTCTCTACTGtgcaagcagcaacctccagtcttgaaacatgaagccgattctgaagtgtaaaaatcctgcagttcctggagtgtccactagaggctggctgcagaagcacaggaagtcacatacacacccattctaaaaagcctgtttttacagcagagattaac contains these protein-coding regions:
- the ndufaf1 gene encoding complex I intermediate-associated protein 30, mitochondrial gives rise to the protein MSLQKITRLPSARLLTSIPPRSAPRRAVTQGEYRRPGQPKEDKLPWQNVNFDLWRGLGGIKKHFTLLKKEFFERWVGPEGKPILEHMLEQNRLVWEFRGPESLEEWVVSSDKEIGGHSEAYLKLGKNNNTCFLYGTLSSTPPRDGETRYSGYCSMRSKQPQASFDRKKHHDWTSFNTLHLRVRGDGRPWMINLATETYFSHQKDDVYCYFLYTRGGPYWQDVKIPFSKFFLTHRGRLQDDQHHAWLDKVNTVGFTLGDKADGPFQLEIDYIGVCKDFAHTEEFAYEMYKKNPEV